In Microbacterium galbinum, a single window of DNA contains:
- a CDS encoding pentapeptide repeat-containing protein encodes MARSPETPVAPRVSPPDLPDHLDAAVAARNADLIAARIELAGDADLAYASLEQCVVTADADTIDLTGATVLDVDVTGIRAASVKLRGAGIRRLRVTGGRIGTLDLSTTRVSELELRDLRIDYLNLGAARVEDLDVIGCRIRALDMPQAELTRVRFTDSASDEVDTRGMRATDVDLRGLDALAFLDANSLRGTTLTAFQVQQLAPVFAAGLGIHVTD; translated from the coding sequence ATGGCCCGCTCCCCCGAGACCCCCGTCGCACCTCGCGTCTCGCCTCCCGACCTCCCCGATCACCTCGACGCCGCCGTCGCCGCGCGCAACGCCGACCTCATCGCCGCACGTATCGAGCTCGCAGGCGACGCCGACCTCGCCTACGCCTCGCTCGAGCAGTGCGTCGTGACCGCGGATGCCGACACGATCGACCTCACGGGGGCCACCGTGCTCGACGTCGACGTCACCGGCATCCGCGCCGCGTCGGTCAAGCTCCGCGGCGCCGGCATCCGCCGCCTGCGGGTGACCGGCGGCCGCATCGGCACGCTCGATCTCAGCACCACCCGGGTGTCCGAGCTCGAACTCCGCGATCTCCGCATCGACTACCTCAACCTGGGAGCGGCCCGCGTCGAAGACCTCGACGTGATCGGATGCCGCATCCGCGCTCTCGACATGCCCCAGGCGGAGCTCACCCGGGTGCGCTTCACCGATTCGGCGAGCGACGAGGTCGACACCCGCGGCATGCGGGCGACCGATGTCGATCTGCGCGGACTCGACGCCCTTGCCTTCCTCGACGCGAACAGCCTGCGCGGCACGACGCTCACGGCTTTCCAGGTGCAGCAGCTCGCCCCTGTGTTCGCCGCGGGGCTCGGCATCCACGTCACCGACTGA
- the ileS gene encoding isoleucine--tRNA ligase, with protein MTYPRSSFGPAADASVAPSPRFPRIEEEVLEFWKTDDTFRASIEQREGSPEWVFYDGPPFANGLPHYGHLLTGYAKDVFPRFQTMTGHKVDRVFGWDTHGLPAELEAMKQLGITEKSEIESMGIDVFNDKAKSSVLAYTREWQDYVTRQARWVDFDRGYKTLDLGYMESVLWAFKTLYDKGLAYEGYRVLPYCWRDETPLSAHELRMDDDVYQMRQDPSVTVTFPLTGAKAEALGLTAVRALAWTTTPWTLPTNLALAVGPDIEYVVVPAGPNGAADVHQVAGSADAAVEASAHRYLLARELLGGYAKDLGYESAEEALAAVEASVRGSELQDVTYDRLFDYYADAEVWGTENSWRILVDDYVTTSDGTGIVHQAPAYGEDDQRVAGAAGIPTILSLDDGGRFLPSVTDVAGELWMDANTPLVRLVRENGRLVRLQSYEHSYPHCWRCRNPLIYKAVSSWFIRVTDIKDDMLANNEQITWVPENVKQGQFGKWLEGARDWSISRNRYWGSPIPIWKSDDPEYPRVDAYGSLEDLERDFGTLPRNPEGEIDLHRPYIDDLTRPNPDDPTGNSTMRRIEDVFDVWFDSGSMPYAQVHYPFENQEWFDTHAPADFIVEYIGQTRGWFYVMHVLSTALFDRPAFTGVSCHGIVLGSDGYKMSKSLRNYPDVSEVLDRDGSDAMRWFLMSSSVLRGGNLAVTEEGIRSGVREFLLPLWNSWYFFATYANASGDGYEASWRTDSTDVLDRYILARLGDLVREVRADLEGLDSTTAAGRLRDFAEVLTNWYIRRSRDRFWVGVSEDLKSREAFDTLYTVLETLTRVAAPLVPLISERVWQGLTGGRSVHLQDWPDAAAFPAADEIRDAMDAVRELSSVGNALRKKEKLRVRLPLARLTVVSPLASTLGQFEDILREELNVKSVELVALADTTAHEYGIDHRLSVNARAAGPRLGKEVQKAIQAARSGDWSEVDGVVTAGGIALEPAEYELVLETTGRPEGEALAIVPTGGFVLLDTQTTPELEAEGLARDVIRAVQETRKNAGFDVSDRIRLDLRFASEEDADAVASAFEIADVAGETLAVEHSLHREDRPVAGAEFIADIAKGTYANRAAFTIAVSRIGGAA; from the coding sequence ATGACCTACCCGCGTTCCTCCTTCGGCCCCGCCGCCGACGCCTCCGTCGCGCCCAGCCCCCGCTTCCCCCGGATCGAGGAGGAGGTGCTCGAGTTCTGGAAGACGGACGACACCTTCCGCGCCTCGATCGAGCAGCGCGAGGGCTCGCCCGAGTGGGTGTTCTACGACGGCCCTCCGTTCGCCAACGGCCTGCCGCACTACGGCCACCTGCTCACCGGCTACGCCAAGGACGTGTTCCCGCGCTTCCAGACGATGACCGGTCACAAGGTCGACCGCGTGTTCGGGTGGGACACCCACGGGCTCCCCGCCGAGCTCGAGGCGATGAAGCAGCTCGGCATCACCGAGAAGAGCGAGATCGAGTCGATGGGCATCGACGTCTTCAACGACAAGGCGAAGAGCTCGGTGCTCGCCTACACGCGCGAGTGGCAGGACTACGTCACCCGCCAGGCCCGCTGGGTCGACTTCGACCGTGGGTACAAGACGCTCGACCTCGGGTACATGGAGAGCGTGCTCTGGGCGTTCAAGACCCTCTACGACAAGGGCCTCGCCTACGAGGGCTATCGCGTGCTCCCGTACTGCTGGCGTGACGAGACGCCGCTCAGCGCCCACGAGCTGCGTATGGACGACGACGTGTACCAGATGCGTCAGGACCCGTCCGTCACCGTCACCTTCCCCCTCACCGGGGCCAAGGCCGAGGCGCTCGGCCTCACCGCCGTGCGCGCCCTCGCGTGGACGACCACGCCGTGGACCCTCCCGACCAACCTCGCGCTCGCCGTGGGTCCCGACATCGAGTACGTCGTCGTGCCGGCCGGCCCGAACGGAGCGGCCGACGTGCACCAGGTCGCAGGCTCCGCGGATGCCGCGGTCGAGGCCTCCGCCCACCGCTACCTTCTCGCCCGCGAACTGCTCGGCGGCTACGCGAAGGATCTCGGCTACGAGAGCGCCGAGGAGGCGCTCGCCGCGGTCGAGGCATCCGTCCGCGGATCCGAGCTGCAGGACGTCACGTACGACCGGCTCTTCGACTACTACGCGGATGCCGAGGTCTGGGGCACCGAGAACTCCTGGCGCATCCTGGTCGACGACTACGTGACGACGAGCGACGGCACCGGCATCGTCCACCAGGCCCCGGCCTACGGTGAGGACGACCAGCGGGTCGCGGGTGCCGCCGGCATCCCCACGATCCTGTCGCTCGACGACGGCGGGCGCTTCCTGCCGAGCGTCACCGACGTCGCCGGTGAGCTCTGGATGGACGCGAACACCCCGCTCGTGCGCCTGGTGCGCGAGAACGGCCGCCTCGTGCGTCTGCAGAGCTACGAGCACTCGTACCCGCACTGCTGGCGCTGCCGGAACCCCCTGATCTACAAGGCCGTGTCGAGCTGGTTCATCCGCGTGACGGACATCAAGGACGACATGCTCGCGAACAACGAGCAGATCACCTGGGTGCCCGAGAACGTCAAGCAGGGACAGTTCGGCAAGTGGCTCGAGGGCGCGCGCGACTGGTCGATCAGCCGCAACCGCTACTGGGGATCGCCGATCCCGATCTGGAAGAGCGACGACCCCGAGTACCCGCGCGTCGACGCCTACGGTTCGCTCGAGGACCTCGAGCGCGACTTCGGTACGCTGCCGCGCAACCCCGAGGGTGAGATCGACCTGCACCGCCCGTACATCGACGACCTGACGCGTCCGAACCCCGACGACCCCACCGGCAACAGCACGATGCGCCGCATCGAGGACGTGTTCGACGTGTGGTTCGACTCGGGCTCGATGCCGTACGCCCAGGTGCACTACCCGTTCGAGAACCAGGAGTGGTTCGACACGCACGCACCCGCCGACTTCATCGTCGAGTACATCGGGCAGACCCGCGGGTGGTTCTACGTGATGCACGTGCTGTCGACCGCGCTGTTCGACCGCCCGGCATTCACCGGCGTCAGCTGCCACGGCATCGTGCTCGGCAGCGACGGCTACAAGATGTCGAAGTCGCTGCGCAACTACCCCGACGTCTCCGAGGTGCTCGATCGCGACGGTTCCGACGCGATGCGCTGGTTCCTCATGTCGAGCTCGGTGCTGCGCGGTGGCAACCTCGCGGTGACGGAGGAGGGCATCCGCTCGGGCGTGCGGGAGTTCCTGCTGCCGCTGTGGAACTCGTGGTACTTCTTCGCCACCTACGCGAATGCGTCGGGCGACGGGTACGAGGCGTCGTGGCGCACCGATTCGACCGACGTGCTCGACCGGTACATCCTCGCGCGCCTCGGTGACCTCGTGCGCGAGGTGCGCGCCGACCTCGAAGGACTCGACTCGACCACCGCAGCCGGTCGCCTGCGCGACTTCGCTGAGGTGCTGACGAACTGGTACATCCGCCGCTCGCGCGACCGCTTCTGGGTGGGTGTGAGCGAGGACCTGAAGAGCCGCGAGGCCTTCGACACTCTCTACACCGTGCTCGAGACGCTCACCCGCGTCGCCGCGCCCCTCGTGCCGCTCATCAGCGAGCGCGTCTGGCAGGGACTCACGGGCGGGCGCAGCGTTCACCTGCAGGACTGGCCGGATGCCGCGGCGTTCCCCGCCGCCGACGAGATCCGCGACGCGATGGATGCCGTCCGCGAACTCTCGAGCGTCGGCAACGCGCTGCGCAAGAAGGAGAAGCTGCGCGTGCGTCTTCCGCTCGCGCGCCTCACCGTCGTGTCGCCGCTCGCCTCGACGCTGGGGCAGTTCGAGGACATCCTGCGCGAGGAGCTGAACGTGAAGTCGGTGGAGCTGGTGGCACTCGCCGACACCACCGCCCACGAATACGGCATCGACCACCGCCTCAGCGTGAACGCGCGAGCGGCCGGACCGCGCCTCGGCAAAGAGGTGCAGAAGGCCATCCAGGCCGCGCGCTCCGGCGACTGGTCGGAGGTCGACGGTGTGGTCACGGCCGGAGGCATCGCCCTGGAACCGGCCGAGTACGAGCTGGTGCTCGAGACGACGGGTCGCCCCGAGGGCGAGGCCCTCGCGATCGTGCCCACCGGAGGCTTCGTGCTGCTCGACACGCAGACGACCCCGGAGCTCGAGGCCGAGGGGTTGGCGCGCGACGTGATCCGCGCCGTGCAGGAGACGCGCAAGAACGCCGGCTTCGACGTGAGCGACCGCATCCGCCTGGATCTGCGGTTCGCGAGCGAGGAGGACGCGGATGCCGTCGCCTCCGCCTTCGAGATCGCGGATGTGGCGGGGGAGACGCTGGCCGTCGAGCACTCGCTGCACCGGGAGGACCGACCCGTGGCAGGGGCCGAGTTCATCGCCGACATCGCGAAGGGCACGTACGCGAACCGTGCGGCCTTCACGATCGCCGTGTCCCGGATCGGCGGTGCCGCATGA